The Synechocystis sp. PCC 7509 genome includes a window with the following:
- the serS gene encoding serine--tRNA ligase: protein MLDIKQIRENPQKVQELLSRRGEYDLEPILQLDKQMRELEAKKSHLQARSNEIGRLVGQKMKANPQEGEIAALRTEGNEVKAQVSELEPQETELIEELRTLLLALPNLPSDATPVGKSEDENIEVRRWGDEFIPQNSDILPHWEIGEQLGIFNFKRSAKVAQSRFVTLLGAGAALERALIQFMLERHIEAGYIEAMPPVLINTQSLTATGQLPKFAEESFKCAEDDLWLSPTAEVPITNLYREEILAAENLPIYHCAYTPCFRREAGSYGRDTRGLIRLHQFNKVELVKFVHPSNSEDEHQKLVQDAEAILQALKLPYRVLELCSGDMGFSAARCYDLEVWLPSAGKYREISSCSNCTDFQARRGQIRFKEAGKKGTQFIHTLNGSGLAVGRTMAAILENYQQPDGTVRIPGVLQTYLKREVL from the coding sequence GTGCTGGATATTAAACAAATTAGAGAAAATCCTCAAAAGGTACAAGAATTACTAAGTCGTCGTGGCGAGTACGATTTAGAGCCAATTTTGCAGTTAGATAAACAGATGCGAGAACTTGAGGCTAAAAAATCGCATCTCCAAGCCCGGAGTAATGAAATTGGTAGATTAGTCGGGCAAAAAATGAAAGCTAATCCTCAAGAGGGGGAAATTGCCGCTTTAAGAACAGAAGGAAACGAAGTTAAAGCTCAAGTAAGCGAATTAGAACCCCAAGAAACGGAATTAATAGAGGAGTTGAGGACGTTACTTTTAGCTTTGCCAAACTTGCCTAGTGACGCTACACCAGTAGGGAAAAGCGAAGATGAAAATATTGAAGTTCGCCGATGGGGGGATGAATTTATCCCGCAAAACTCTGATATTTTGCCTCATTGGGAAATTGGCGAACAACTAGGAATTTTTAATTTTAAGCGATCAGCAAAAGTTGCCCAAAGTCGCTTTGTGACTCTGTTAGGGGCGGGGGCAGCTTTGGAGCGGGCATTAATTCAATTTATGCTAGAGCGCCATATTGAGGCGGGGTATATTGAGGCAATGCCGCCAGTATTAATTAATACTCAATCATTAACCGCTACAGGACAGTTGCCCAAGTTTGCCGAAGAAAGCTTTAAATGCGCCGAAGATGATTTATGGCTAAGTCCAACGGCGGAAGTACCGATTACAAACCTGTACAGAGAGGAGATTTTAGCGGCGGAAAACTTACCAATTTATCATTGTGCCTATACGCCCTGTTTTCGGCGAGAAGCTGGCTCTTACGGGCGCGATACGCGGGGTTTAATTCGCCTGCATCAGTTTAATAAAGTTGAATTAGTCAAGTTTGTTCATCCAAGTAATTCCGAAGACGAGCATCAAAAATTAGTCCAAGATGCGGAGGCTATTTTACAAGCCTTAAAGTTGCCTTATCGAGTTTTAGAGCTATGTAGTGGCGATATGGGGTTTTCGGCGGCGAGGTGCTACGACTTAGAAGTATGGCTACCATCGGCAGGGAAATATCGAGAGATTTCTAGCTGTTCCAACTGTACCGATTTTCAAGCACGTAGAGGGCAAATCCGCTTTAAGGAAGCTGGGAAAAAAGGCACGCAGTTCATTCATACCCTAAATG
- a CDS encoding DUF3611 family protein: MDKSVSKSAPAALGQIAVAFRLAGWASFWVQLVLGVVSTLVLIFASLGRDIATQGQRNTGTGIGIVFAVSGIITLGIGGYIAFRYTRIGRRLQSPNPNNRPRKADTIQILRLGLIVNLVGTLLTILGAQAIAGILLLRSLSLPQGFGAAIYNPQQLIRPVDIFVVQANTNTVAAHFAGLIATLFLLNRVTK; the protein is encoded by the coding sequence GTGGACAAATCTGTTTCTAAATCCGCTCCCGCCGCCCTTGGGCAAATAGCTGTTGCTTTTCGTTTAGCAGGTTGGGCTAGTTTCTGGGTTCAGTTAGTGTTGGGGGTAGTGTCTACCTTAGTTTTAATTTTTGCAAGTCTTGGGCGCGATATAGCTACTCAAGGGCAAAGAAATACCGGAACTGGCATCGGCATAGTTTTTGCTGTCAGTGGAATTATTACTTTAGGAATTGGGGGCTATATAGCTTTTCGTTATACCCGCATTGGTAGGCGTTTGCAATCGCCTAATCCCAATAACCGTCCGCGTAAAGCCGATACAATTCAAATTTTGCGATTGGGGCTAATTGTGAATTTGGTAGGCACTTTATTAACTATTTTAGGGGCGCAGGCGATCGCCGGAATTTTGCTATTGCGTTCTTTATCTTTACCTCAAGGTTTTGGGGCGGCTATTTATAATCCTCAACAACTTATCCGCCCAGTAGATATTTTTGTAGTCCAAGCAAATACTAATACCGTTGCGGCTCATTTTGCTGGACTAATAGCAACGCTATTTTTACTCAATCGCGTTACCAAATGA